A genome region from Marasmius oreades isolate 03SP1 chromosome 5, whole genome shotgun sequence includes the following:
- a CDS encoding uncharacterized protein (BUSCO:EOG09265822), whose amino-acid sequence MAIFGLWVINKAGGLVYQRNFADGLAQLTSNEYLVLAGTLHGIHAITSRLSPIPGASSGAQVIEGETFKMNILLTLTGTKFVLLSSLAEPSADVTLQKVYDVYADAVMKNPFHTPEMPIRIEGFDNRITALIGNGHMA is encoded by the exons ATGGCCATTTTCGGTCTCTGG GTAATCAATAAAGCGGGAGGTCTTGTTTATCAGCGCAACTTCGCAG ACGGCCTCGCACAACTTACTTCAAACGAATATCTTGTCCTTGCTGGTACTCTCCATGGTATTCACGCCATTACCAGTAGATTGTCACCCATACCAGGTGCTAGCTCTGGTGCTCAAGTGATTGAAGGAGAAACATTCAAGATGAACATCCTTCTTACTTTGACGG GCACGAAGTTCGTATTGCTTTCATCGCTCGCTGAACCATCTGCAGATGTAACGTTGCAGAAAGTATATGATGTGTATGCAGATGCGGTCATGAAGAATCCCTTTCACACCCCAGAAATGCCTATCAGAATTGAGGGGTTTGATAACAGGATTACTGCTTTGATTGGTAACGGGCACATGGCTTAG
- a CDS encoding uncharacterized protein (BUSCO:EOG09263XVS) produces the protein MSTQHAEGSSSNPLTSTTTKKSGIRTALRYTGIPPSWLDKRPKLPSRNWLIFLSVTSSITGYYIYDRRQCKRIRQEYVEKVKHISEETTDHFSWPRKVTVYAARWPGDEDWDQCMRYFRKYVKPIFVAAAIDYEMITGKRHGDLTDRIAEEICKSRRLDVGLDPAPSPDAFPPNYPFRSLAQLRQQRLEGGIVIVGRSTWKEFMAGLKKGWAEGLENVDHEEALSQELEMDGRFDEPDEVPKDPGNVEPENSTTSSSLTPFTAGTPPIAALQYRLPIQAQKQASSLTSRSNSKITEALNTPTTSIPLLPPILFVPFTNYLGFSQIPYMIWDFFNERRKVKSGAEAGYRLVMNCTRPFDPPPPEPKSLFDDIASNSSRVPKGDLDLGKEVEVFYRSSLSTMHDDIEKERKKYYDALPAKLETARAIARGLREPNKEELENPPKTEVELRAERMKKEKRWRADAKGWDIVKPDSDVAYDERLNDALRMFVDP, from the exons ATGAGCACCCAACATGCTGAAGGCTCTTCCTCCAACCCACTAACGTCAACCACAACCAAAAAATCCGGTATACGAACAGCCCTCAGATATACTGGAATCCCACCGTCATGGCTCGACAAACGCCCCAAACTACCATCTCGAAATTGGCTCATATTTCTCTCCGTCACGTCCAGTATCACAGGTTATTACATCTACGACAGACGACAGTGTAAACGTATCAGACAAGAATATGTGGAGAAGGTGAAGCACATATCAGAGGAAACCACTGATCACTTCTCGTGGCCACGAAAGGTCACGGTTTACGCTGCACGCTGGCCAGGAGACGAGGATTGGGATCAATGCATGAGGTACTTTCGGAAGTACGTCAAG CCTATCTTCGTTGCTGCCGCGATAGACTATGAAATGATCACTGGCAAAAGACACGGAGACTTAACGGATCGCATCGCTGAAGAAATCTGCAAGTCGCGTCGTTTAGACGTTGGACTGGACCCCGCACCATCTCCAGATGCATTCCCACCCAACTATCCGTTTCGCTCACTTGCTCAGCTTCGACAGCAAAGATTGGAAGGCGGCATTGTCATTGTTGGACGGTCGACTTGGAAGGAGTTTATGGCCGGATTGAAAAAAGGCTGGGCTGAGGGACTTGAGAACGTTGACCACGAGGAAGCACTCTCACAGGAGCTGGAGATGGATGGGAGATTTGACGAGCCTGATGAAGTCCCGAAGGACCCAGGAAACGTCGAACCGGAGAATTCTACTACATCTTCATCATTGACACCTTTCACGGCCGGTACTCCGCCCATTGCTGCGCTCCAGTATCGTTTACCAATACAAGCCCAAAAACAAGCCTCATCGTTGACTTCTAGATCTAATTCGAAAATCACCGAAGCCTTGAATACACCTACAACATCCATACCCCTTCTTCCTCCCATCCTCTTCGTTCCCTTCACAAATTATCTTGGATTCTCACAAATCCCGTATATGATCTGGGACTTTTTCAATGAACGTCGCAAAGTTAAATCTGGAGCTGAAGCAGGCTACCGTCTGGTTATGAACTGCACACGCCCTTTCGATCCCCCTCCACCAGAACCAAAATCTCTTTTCGACGACATAGCCTCCAACTCTTCACGAGTACCTAAAGGTGACCTGGATTTGGGAAAGGAGGTCGAGGTCTTCTATCGCAGTTCCTTGTCAACCATGCACGATGATATAGAGAAGGAGCGGAAGAAGTACTATGACGCGCTACCTGCCAAGCTGGAAACTGCCAGAGCAATCGCACGCGGTCTGAGGGAGCCTAACAAGGAGGAGTTAGAAAACCCACCAAAGACTGAGGTCGAACTCAGAGCGGAGAgaatgaagaaggagaagagatgGAGAGCAGATGCAAAGGGGTGGGATATCGTCAAACCCGACAGTGATGTGGCATATGACGAGAGGCTCAATGATGCGTTGAGGATGTTTGTGGACCCATGA
- a CDS encoding uncharacterized protein (MEROPS:MER0015095) — MLGFAHSLPLSLLSFLLISPIPTWQASLGPREFTELSSSQIYTLIHTTDPVKNIDPSNPSSHLSKILIPRAPDTENNTLVRSHIISTLKGLDWHIEEDEFTDDTPIGQKRFTNVIATKDPAATKRVILAAHFDSKYFSNYPMNQFVGATDSAAPCAMMLDLAEALNPLLEERSKRLEDGEEDDEDVADTTLQLVFFDGEEAFFDWTNTDSIYGARHLAEKWHTSYTLPNTKRRLLGPHTTELGSIEHLILLDLLGAPEPRIRSFFPDTAWLFDTLSSAETRLGNSGAFEYDKDGKTDGRPEIQTWKSFFVKRQGHPTTFGYIGDDHVPFLQKGVPILHLIAEPFPRVWHRIEDNADALDIPTMRRWNLILRVFMSEYLNLRPPETHPREEYQDNVQRSVSEL; from the exons ATGCTCGGATTTGCCCACAGCCTGCCATTAAGTCTCTTATCCTTCCTACTCATCTCCCCAATCCCAACATGGCAAGCGTCTCTAGGCCCACGAGAATTCACTGAACTTTCCTCTTCTCAAATTTACACTCTAATACATACCACCGATCCAGTGAAGAATATCGACCCTTCAAATCCCTCCTCACATCTCTCGAAAATATTAATTCCTCGCGCCC CGGATACCGAGAACAACACTCTAGTCCGAAGTcatatcatctctaccctcaaGGGTTTAGATTGGCATATAGAAGAGGATGAATTCACAGACGATACACCCATTGGTCAGAAACGCTTCACAAACGTGATCGCTACGAAAGACCCAGCGGCCACGAAGCGGGTCATTCTCGCTGCTCATTTCGACTCAAAGTATTTTTCAAACTATCCTATGAACCAA TTTGTTGGTGCAACCGACTCCGCAGCGCCATGTGCGATGATGCTAGACCTGGCAGAGGCCTTGAACCCACTATTAGAGGAACGAAGTAAGAGGTtagaagatggagaagaggACGACGAGGACGTAGCGGATACGACTCTCCAGCTTGTGTTCTTCGATGGAGAGGAAGCGTTCTTTGATTGGACGAACACGGATTCAATATATGGTGCCAG GCATTTAGCTGAAAAATGGCACACGAGCTACACACTCCCCAACACGAAACGACGTTTATTAGGCCCACACACCACAGAACTTGGCTCGATAGAACATCTCATTCTTCTCGACCTTCTCGGCGCCCCTGAACCGCGTATCAGGTCATTTTTCCCTGATACTGCCTGGCTTTTTGATACTTTATCATCCGCGGAAACACGCCTTGGAAATAGTGGAGCTTTCGAGTACgacaaggatgggaagacgGACGGACGACCTGAAATTCAAACATGGAAAAGCTTCTTTGTGAAAAGACAAGGACACCCGACTACGTTTGGTTATATTGGCGACGACCATGTTCCTTTCCTCCAGAAGGGAGTGCCCATTCTTCACCTCATTGCAGAGCCCTTCCCAAGGGTTTGGCATAGAATAGAA GACAACGCAGATGCGCTTGACATACCCACGATGCGAAGATGGAACCTCATTCTTCGGGTTTTCATGTCAGAATACCTCAACTTGCGACCACCTGAGACGCATCCAAGAGAGGAATACCAAGACAATGTTCAACGCTCGGTATCTGAGCTC TGA
- a CDS encoding uncharacterized protein (MEROPS:MER0015095), with protein sequence MLGFAHSLPLSLLSFLLISPIPTWQASLGPREFTELSSSQIYTLIHTTDPVKNIDPSNPSSHLSKILIPRAPDTENNTLVRSHIISTLKGLDWHIEEDEFTDDTPIGQKRFTNVIATKDPAATKRVILAAHFDSKYFSNYPMNQFVGATDSAAPCAMMLDLAEALNPLLEERSKRLEDGEEDDEDVADTTLQLVFFDGEEAFFDWTNTDSIYGARHLAEKWHTSYTLPNTKRRLLGPHTTELGSIEHLILLDLLGAPEPRIRSFFPDTAWLFDTLSSAETRLGNSGAFEYDKDGKTDGRPEIQTWKSFFVKRQGHPTTFGYIGDDHVPFLQKGVPILHLIAEPFPRVWHRIEDNADALDIPTMRRWNLILRVFMSEYLNLRPPETHPREEYQDNVQRSVSELL encoded by the exons ATGCTCGGATTTGCCCACAGCCTGCCATTAAGTCTCTTATCCTTCCTACTCATCTCCCCAATCCCAACATGGCAAGCGTCTCTAGGCCCACGAGAATTCACTGAACTTTCCTCTTCTCAAATTTACACTCTAATACATACCACCGATCCAGTGAAGAATATCGACCCTTCAAATCCCTCCTCACATCTCTCGAAAATATTAATTCCTCGCGCCC CGGATACCGAGAACAACACTCTAGTCCGAAGTcatatcatctctaccctcaaGGGTTTAGATTGGCATATAGAAGAGGATGAATTCACAGACGATACACCCATTGGTCAGAAACGCTTCACAAACGTGATCGCTACGAAAGACCCAGCGGCCACGAAGCGGGTCATTCTCGCTGCTCATTTCGACTCAAAGTATTTTTCAAACTATCCTATGAACCAA TTTGTTGGTGCAACCGACTCCGCAGCGCCATGTGCGATGATGCTAGACCTGGCAGAGGCCTTGAACCCACTATTAGAGGAACGAAGTAAGAGGTtagaagatggagaagaggACGACGAGGACGTAGCGGATACGACTCTCCAGCTTGTGTTCTTCGATGGAGAGGAAGCGTTCTTTGATTGGACGAACACGGATTCAATATATGGTGCCAG GCATTTAGCTGAAAAATGGCACACGAGCTACACACTCCCCAACACGAAACGACGTTTATTAGGCCCACACACCACAGAACTTGGCTCGATAGAACATCTCATTCTTCTCGACCTTCTCGGCGCCCCTGAACCGCGTATCAGGTCATTTTTCCCTGATACTGCCTGGCTTTTTGATACTTTATCATCCGCGGAAACACGCCTTGGAAATAGTGGAGCTTTCGAGTACgacaaggatgggaagacgGACGGACGACCTGAAATTCAAACATGGAAAAGCTTCTTTGTGAAAAGACAAGGACACCCGACTACGTTTGGTTATATTGGCGACGACCATGTTCCTTTCCTCCAGAAGGGAGTGCCCATTCTTCACCTCATTGCAGAGCCCTTCCCAAGGGTTTGGCATAGAATAGAA GACAACGCAGATGCGCTTGACATACCCACGATGCGAAGATGGAACCTCATTCTTCGGGTTTTCATGTCAGAATACCTCAACTTGCGACCACCTGAGACGCATCCAAGAGAGGAATACCAAGACAATGTTCAACGCTCGGTATCTGAGCTC CTTTGA